The following coding sequences lie in one Pontibacter sp. G13 genomic window:
- a CDS encoding T9SS type A sorting domain-containing protein — MILGLQESQAQTYSSSYNNIIFGNHTVTDEGSDYYVKFSRTSFTTNASSSNFGSPCDCNGDGLTKFEIGTVQGYNNRAAVINTTDIGNTQTLNVGPGYSQTMYLYAEWDGQENAIFNCIADCDLSFASASGFLARTQPIKAPATVTASTDEAGGSTLDKIKINWTKGSDIPEANLGYKVYRRTSQNASWGNPIATLSGSTYTYTDAGRNANTNYYYQVRTYTTDWGGHTSSGTNATGKTLDPMVAASDGDFKTRIKISWAALGGVVDNIRVERSAPGVDGSYEELGILNKNATAYNDYDAIPGALYYYKITFLNANGADIESFKDAGHMIPNGIIKGRIVSTGGAGVQGITVTASLVDPLTGTQAPAPGVNGSPYTETTDVGGYFEFRNVYYYDSAKFVIKPFKSGHGFTPDSLTRILDLAANSQSNVDFIDTTALTVAGVVSYLPNSQFQQSGQQMIGTGLTVENAKILIDGQDYGIRTLPDGSWSYALSDSNTYVFSVEYLDHTFATPSRTENIASDVFNIDFTNTQVDSVKVLVQGGCSTSVSNPVNVPLKVQIKGEDPNQFTATYTTDASGFAEIVLPATKFDIAVVNENLNPNAWDQYKDTIIPVDLVGRDSSEIASSDTVITIVEPDTVTIDGVVTYLPGDTTVTVTDDTTVTYIQPSAEFIYYRSLVVSIDFDAAGAEVSLLCNDPTGDPYIFTEQGVKYPLAIDVVESVTGCPVEEGEIRVYDFVGDREQSPTDLTVIDGKAKYVMQAGNPNLASGGNHPYQKLLYLKVTAGIRPSQAFDYWSLVEGAAQLAPTFSTRSPELPDLILHDPPGDRSYMTVEEGSVFNGFEYESYEISGQGGVYFDQTFGTAIKTPFSENKLGIQWVFELNAGRENFNRSGYSSSLTFTDAYSTSDDPIFTGNDGDVYIGKATNQQFAIAKILTYDEGQCLADVADEAVFYPTGIATTFVYTEKHIRDILIPQLEYLEEVLREAALDLPTADSLTNIHEADSFNIDVLNWQMILDTNEKNRNADAVQEYNADGTAKNVSFSAGAAIDRVESRDSTWTVSYDYTSFIDVATQIGGKFAVEGGAWSDNTVGVAAKFRHSYTNDSGVDTTDSRTVSYHLEDDDFGDFFSVDILRDKAYDVPAFRVFSGTSSCPHEPGTQPRDSAEITITPPEVFNVPIGGQAVFTANLTNYSNSQETREYHVRVVSTSNPDGAIIKLNGQLINHKEASFFINAFQTVQTYLTVERGPVASEYTRIGIMMYPPCEYELWQNNGAITQGDTAWISVSFETECSDVTLTDPGDNWLVNQNSNNILPVTFSGYDLNNPFLEQVALQYKQPGEAWLDVITISADSMLETFYLDTLDVSALENGNYSLRAKSICGSGRGVNYSDEYNGVIDRGSVAPFGTPTPSDGFLRFGQDISITFDKPINCNLNDYATDSISLIRSDDSTEIAFEADCNGTTIILDPDDDLFLDPTLDGVLIHAYVGGIEGTSGNVQEYPAIWSFEVSVSPVFWDPESISRSVLKGDELVIAASLKNESYLSEEFTITAHPDWLIPTTNSGVVLSNSSYELPLWVNSDLDPGTYNGVVTAMVDGVNIDLDVSVTVLAIAPTWSVNPSDYEYSMTMVLQFSLDQGNTQLSTDTRDLVAAYVNGDIRGVGQLEYVADLGIYVAFMTVYSNNSSSSKPDELTFHYWQAYDGQEFGIVEKPDFIKEGNLGTLGSPYILHPEGIVQTIPLKEGWNWVSFNVQGADMDIEEFLYSLDVEDSETEYFIKRKDGKSAEFKAKGSKYEWKGSLKDIDNNQGYLLYVDGEPDTLRVIGSAITPAPFEVESGWNWIGFQPQRPKTTSEALGSLSPTSGDMVKSIFGFDEYIGASNTWYGNLELMEPGSAYKLLLANDDTLYYPQRQANEFVVDHERFENNMVVVAKIGFEDLERINEDRFVVGAFVDGECRGIGELEYDESLGEYRVFLPVHGNIHAQGMPVTYKVLDLKTDIEYVSTAGNLFEVDLIEGSVDDPFILFENLNIQGALHLYQNEPNPFEVTTELRFFLLEGGHTELTIMDATGRVVANLVDEDMTNGIHEVSFTSENLAPGVYFARLIQGDERMVRKMILTGN; from the coding sequence ATGATACTGGGATTGCAGGAATCCCAGGCGCAGACCTACTCCAGTTCGTATAACAATATCATTTTTGGTAACCATACGGTGACGGATGAAGGGTCTGACTACTATGTCAAATTTTCCCGAACTTCATTCACAACGAATGCCAGCTCATCCAATTTTGGCAGCCCTTGTGATTGTAATGGCGATGGATTGACCAAATTTGAGATTGGTACAGTCCAGGGGTACAACAACCGAGCCGCAGTCATCAATACGACTGATATCGGCAATACCCAGACGTTGAACGTCGGTCCCGGATATTCCCAGACGATGTACTTATATGCAGAATGGGATGGTCAGGAAAATGCGATTTTCAACTGTATCGCAGACTGTGACCTTTCCTTTGCATCTGCCAGTGGATTTCTGGCTCGTACCCAGCCCATAAAGGCACCCGCAACGGTGACAGCCTCGACGGATGAAGCAGGAGGGTCGACACTTGACAAAATTAAGATAAATTGGACCAAGGGATCGGATATCCCAGAAGCCAATCTTGGCTACAAGGTGTATCGCAGAACTTCCCAAAATGCAAGTTGGGGAAATCCGATTGCCACGCTCAGTGGGAGTACCTATACCTACACAGATGCTGGACGAAATGCCAACACCAATTACTACTATCAGGTAAGAACCTATACCACAGATTGGGGCGGACACACTTCCTCCGGTACCAATGCTACCGGAAAGACACTCGACCCGATGGTTGCTGCATCTGATGGTGATTTCAAGACCCGTATCAAGATCTCTTGGGCGGCTCTCGGTGGTGTCGTAGACAATATCCGGGTAGAGCGTAGTGCTCCGGGGGTTGATGGAAGCTATGAAGAACTGGGGATTTTGAACAAAAATGCCACTGCATACAATGACTACGATGCGATTCCCGGTGCCTTGTACTACTACAAGATCACCTTCCTCAATGCCAATGGTGCAGATATTGAATCCTTCAAAGACGCAGGACACATGATTCCCAACGGAATCATCAAGGGCCGCATCGTGTCCACTGGAGGTGCTGGAGTACAGGGTATCACGGTTACCGCATCCTTGGTCGATCCGTTGACAGGTACCCAAGCACCCGCTCCGGGCGTAAATGGAAGCCCCTATACGGAGACGACAGATGTGGGTGGCTACTTCGAGTTTAGAAATGTCTATTACTACGATAGCGCCAAATTTGTCATCAAGCCTTTCAAGAGTGGGCATGGTTTCACTCCGGATAGTTTGACGCGGATTTTGGATCTAGCTGCAAACTCCCAATCCAATGTTGACTTCATCGACACTACCGCGCTGACGGTAGCAGGGGTTGTATCTTATCTTCCCAACTCCCAATTCCAGCAATCCGGTCAGCAGATGATCGGTACTGGATTGACCGTGGAGAATGCCAAAATCCTGATCGATGGCCAAGACTATGGCATCAGAACCTTGCCAGATGGATCTTGGAGTTATGCACTTTCTGACTCCAATACCTATGTATTCAGCGTCGAATACCTCGATCATACATTTGCTACCCCAAGCCGTACCGAGAATATTGCCTCGGATGTCTTCAATATCGATTTCACCAATACACAGGTGGACTCCGTGAAGGTATTGGTACAAGGAGGATGTAGTACCTCGGTCTCCAATCCCGTGAATGTGCCGCTCAAGGTCCAAATCAAGGGTGAAGATCCCAACCAGTTCACAGCTACCTACACCACCGATGCCAGTGGATTTGCGGAAATCGTCCTCCCTGCCACGAAGTTTGACATCGCGGTAGTCAATGAGAACTTGAACCCCAATGCTTGGGATCAATACAAGGATACCATCATCCCGGTCGATCTGGTAGGGAGAGATAGTTCTGAAATTGCTTCCTCAGACACCGTCATTACGATTGTCGAGCCCGACACCGTGACCATTGATGGAGTAGTCACCTACCTGCCCGGCGATACAACTGTGACGGTCACGGATGACACCACCGTAACCTATATCCAACCTAGCGCAGAATTCATCTATTATCGCTCACTGGTCGTATCCATCGATTTTGATGCTGCTGGTGCCGAGGTCTCGTTGCTCTGTAATGACCCCACAGGAGATCCCTACATCTTCACTGAACAAGGCGTAAAATACCCCTTGGCGATTGACGTAGTGGAATCCGTAACGGGCTGTCCAGTCGAGGAAGGGGAGATTCGGGTGTATGACTTCGTGGGAGACCGCGAACAATCCCCGACCGATCTGACCGTCATCGATGGTAAGGCCAAATATGTCATGCAAGCGGGTAACCCCAATCTTGCGAGTGGAGGCAACCACCCCTACCAGAAATTGTTGTACCTAAAAGTCACTGCAGGAATCCGTCCATCTCAGGCATTTGATTACTGGAGCCTGGTGGAAGGAGCAGCGCAATTGGCGCCGACCTTCTCTACGCGTTCTCCTGAATTGCCTGATTTGATCCTTCATGACCCTCCTGGGGACCGAAGCTACATGACCGTTGAGGAAGGTTCCGTCTTCAATGGCTTCGAATACGAGTCCTATGAGATTTCCGGACAGGGTGGAGTATATTTTGACCAGACCTTTGGTACGGCCATCAAGACGCCATTCTCCGAAAACAAGCTCGGTATCCAATGGGTATTTGAACTGAATGCAGGACGCGAAAACTTCAATCGCTCTGGCTATTCCAGCTCCTTGACCTTTACCGATGCGTACTCTACCTCTGACGATCCAATCTTCACAGGGAACGATGGAGACGTTTACATCGGTAAGGCCACCAACCAGCAGTTCGCCATCGCCAAGATCTTGACTTATGATGAGGGTCAGTGTTTGGCAGATGTCGCCGACGAAGCGGTATTCTATCCGACGGGTATTGCCACCACATTCGTCTACACGGAAAAGCATATCCGCGATATCCTCATTCCTCAGTTGGAATACTTGGAGGAAGTATTGCGTGAGGCCGCGTTGGACTTGCCCACTGCGGATAGCTTGACCAATATCCATGAAGCCGACTCCTTCAACATCGATGTACTGAACTGGCAGATGATTCTGGATACCAACGAGAAGAACCGAAATGCAGACGCCGTGCAGGAATACAATGCCGACGGTACTGCCAAAAATGTTTCTTTCTCCGCGGGCGCAGCCATAGACAGAGTCGAATCCAGAGACAGTACTTGGACTGTTTCCTATGACTATACTTCCTTCATCGACGTAGCTACTCAGATCGGCGGTAAATTCGCTGTCGAAGGAGGTGCTTGGTCTGATAATACCGTTGGGGTAGCAGCGAAATTCCGTCACTCCTACACCAATGATTCTGGCGTAGATACCACCGATTCCCGGACCGTTTCCTACCACTTGGAAGACGATGACTTTGGGGACTTCTTCAGTGTCGACATCCTTCGCGACAAAGCGTATGACGTTCCTGCATTCCGCGTGTTCAGCGGTACGAGTTCCTGTCCACATGAGCCCGGTACCCAGCCACGTGACTCTGCCGAGATCACCATTACGCCTCCCGAAGTATTCAACGTGCCGATTGGCGGACAAGCAGTCTTCACTGCGAATCTCACCAACTACTCCAACAGCCAGGAGACGCGTGAGTATCATGTGCGCGTGGTCTCCACCTCAAACCCGGATGGAGCGATCATCAAATTGAATGGACAGTTGATCAACCACAAGGAAGCATCCTTCTTTATCAATGCGTTCCAGACAGTACAGACCTATTTGACGGTTGAAAGAGGCCCTGTTGCATCTGAATATACACGCATTGGAATCATGATGTACCCACCTTGTGAGTACGAATTGTGGCAGAACAATGGTGCCATCACGCAAGGAGACACCGCATGGATTTCCGTCTCCTTCGAAACTGAGTGTTCTGATGTAACCTTGACCGATCCCGGAGACAACTGGTTGGTGAATCAAAACAGCAACAACATCCTGCCTGTAACCTTCAGTGGCTATGACTTGAACAATCCATTCCTTGAACAAGTGGCCTTGCAATACAAGCAGCCGGGAGAAGCATGGTTGGATGTTATCACCATTTCTGCGGATAGCATGTTGGAGACATTCTACCTCGATACTTTGGATGTGTCTGCCTTGGAAAATGGTAACTACAGCTTGCGTGCGAAGTCCATCTGTGGATCAGGACGTGGAGTGAACTACTCCGACGAATACAACGGAGTGATTGACCGTGGCTCTGTGGCACCATTTGGTACCCCAACTCCATCAGATGGATTCTTGCGATTCGGACAGGACATTTCGATCACTTTTGACAAGCCGATCAATTGTAATCTGAATGATTATGCCACGGATTCTATTTCACTTATTCGCAGTGATGATAGTACCGAAATTGCATTCGAGGCTGATTGCAATGGTACTACGATTATCCTCGATCCAGATGATGATTTGTTCCTCGATCCGACGCTCGATGGAGTACTGATCCATGCGTACGTTGGAGGTATTGAAGGAACCTCTGGAAATGTCCAAGAGTATCCTGCAATCTGGTCATTCGAAGTGAGTGTAAGCCCAGTATTCTGGGACCCAGAATCCATTAGCAGATCTGTTTTGAAAGGAGATGAACTGGTCATCGCCGCTTCTCTCAAAAACGAATCCTACCTCAGTGAAGAATTCACCATCACCGCTCATCCGGATTGGCTGATTCCAACGACTAACTCAGGAGTTGTCCTCTCCAATAGCAGCTATGAACTTCCTCTGTGGGTGAATTCCGACCTAGATCCCGGTACCTACAATGGAGTGGTTACTGCTATGGTCGATGGCGTAAATATCGACTTGGATGTGTCCGTGACGGTATTGGCAATCGCTCCTACTTGGTCGGTCAATCCTTCAGATTACGAATATAGCATGACCATGGTCTTGCAGTTTAGCTTGGACCAAGGCAATACCCAACTGTCTACAGACACCCGCGATTTGGTGGCAGCCTATGTCAATGGCGATATCCGTGGGGTAGGCCAGCTTGAGTATGTGGCCGATCTGGGAATCTATGTGGCTTTCATGACAGTCTACAGCAACAATTCCAGTTCTTCTAAACCAGATGAACTTACCTTCCATTATTGGCAGGCGTACGACGGACAGGAGTTTGGAATTGTCGAGAAGCCCGACTTTATCAAAGAAGGCAACCTCGGTACACTGGGCAGTCCATACATCCTTCACCCAGAGGGAATTGTGCAGACCATTCCGCTGAAAGAAGGCTGGAACTGGGTCTCCTTCAACGTGCAAGGAGCTGATATGGACATTGAAGAATTCCTCTACAGTCTGGATGTGGAAGATTCTGAAACAGAATACTTCATCAAACGAAAAGACGGTAAGAGCGCCGAGTTCAAGGCCAAAGGAAGCAAGTACGAATGGAAGGGAAGTCTCAAGGATATTGACAACAATCAGGGCTATCTCCTGTACGTCGATGGTGAACCTGACACCTTGAGAGTGATTGGTTCTGCAATTACCCCTGCACCTTTCGAAGTGGAATCCGGTTGGAATTGGATTGGTTTTCAACCTCAGCGTCCAAAAACCACTTCAGAAGCGCTCGGTTCGCTTTCTCCAACTTCGGGAGATATGGTGAAAAGTATCTTTGGATTCGATGAGTATATCGGAGCCAGCAATACTTGGTACGGCAACTTGGAACTGATGGAGCCCGGAAGTGCTTATAAGCTCCTGTTGGCCAACGATGATACCTTGTATTATCCTCAGCGCCAGGCTAATGAGTTTGTCGTGGATCATGAACGATTCGAAAACAACATGGTCGTGGTAGCCAAAATTGGCTTCGAAGATCTTGAGCGAATCAATGAAGATCGATTCGTGGTTGGTGCTTTTGTGGACGGTGAATGCCGCGGAATAGGGGAGTTGGAGTACGACGAATCCCTCGGAGAATATCGAGTATTCCTGCCAGTTCACGGAAATATCCATGCGCAAGGAATGCCTGTGACATACAAGGTACTGGATCTGAAAACTGATATCGAGTATGTGTCTACAGCAGGAAACCTGTTCGAGGTGGACTTGATCGAAGGGTCTGTAGATGATCCATTCATCTTGTTTGAAAACCTCAATATCCAAGGCGCTCTTCATCTCTACCAGAATGAGCCAAACCCATTCGAAGTGACGACCGAGCTTCGCTTCTTCCTCTTGGAAGGCGGACATACCGAGTTGACCATCATGGACGCAACAGGTCGCGTAGTCGCCAATTTGGTGGACGAGGACATGACCAATGGTATCCACGAAGTGTCATTCACCTCTGAGAATCTCGCACCCGGCGTTTACTTCGCCCGCTTGATTCAGGGTGATGAGCGTATGGTACGCAAGATGATCCTGACAGGAAACTAG
- a CDS encoding SgcJ/EcaC family oxidoreductase: MKITTRLPDTQTESLTNLIHAFVERWNRKDLMAFGALFTEDAEFTDVVGQIAIGQEAIIEQHEFPFKVVLKDAQLELDDLYFRAIGPAWVMCSAKWRVTGSQTPKGDMLPPRHGSIQFILTKESEWKIALVHNSDFALPFEQKAGFLGKPPIQG; the protein is encoded by the coding sequence ATGAAAATCACCACTCGCCTACCTGACACGCAGACAGAATCTCTGACGAATTTGATTCATGCATTTGTCGAGCGCTGGAACCGCAAGGACCTCATGGCATTTGGAGCGCTCTTTACGGAGGATGCAGAGTTTACGGATGTGGTCGGCCAGATCGCAATCGGACAGGAAGCGATCATCGAGCAACATGAGTTTCCATTCAAGGTGGTTTTGAAGGATGCTCAACTGGAACTCGATGATTTGTATTTCAGGGCGATTGGACCTGCATGGGTGATGTGCTCGGCAAAATGGCGAGTTACCGGAAGTCAGACTCCGAAAGGAGATATGCTGCCTCCTCGGCATGGATCCATTCAATTTATCCTGACCAAGGAATCTGAATGGAAAATTGCACTGGTGCACAATTCGGATTTTGCTTTGCCATTTGAGCAGAAAGCTGGATTCCTCGGAAAACCGCCCATTCAAGGGTAG
- a CDS encoding prolyl oligopeptidase family serine peptidase, with translation MLKKLFRWALILAGGMLAFGLVMIPFALNDLRYSRFLVYPPQQIDEEPIPMLLFLHGSGSRGKEVSQIGHEDLPFMRPDHEFPFLVVAPQCSPGKDWEERSLLKLIEQMEAEYPIDPDRIYVTGLSLGGYGTWHLALRYPDRFAAIMPICGGANRPVETFHKLDSLPMWVFHGTDDDIVGIWKSHYILDEIMPTNPNIRFTAYEGMGHNVWDTTYHNPEVWEWLLQQHR, from the coding sequence ATGTTGAAGAAACTCTTTCGGTGGGCATTGATCCTCGCTGGAGGGATGCTGGCATTTGGACTCGTGATGATCCCATTTGCCCTGAATGACCTGCGATACAGTCGATTCTTGGTATATCCTCCTCAACAAATAGATGAGGAACCGATTCCCATGCTCTTGTTTCTGCATGGAAGTGGGAGCCGAGGCAAGGAGGTATCACAGATTGGTCACGAAGATCTCCCCTTTATGCGACCGGATCATGAGTTTCCCTTTCTGGTAGTGGCGCCCCAATGCTCTCCCGGCAAGGATTGGGAAGAGCGGAGCTTGCTCAAATTGATCGAGCAGATGGAAGCGGAATATCCCATTGATCCCGACCGAATCTATGTGACGGGTTTGAGCTTGGGAGGCTACGGGACCTGGCATTTGGCGCTCAGATATCCGGATCGGTTTGCCGCCATCATGCCAATCTGCGGCGGCGCCAATCGCCCTGTGGAGACCTTCCACAAGCTGGACAGCCTGCCGATGTGGGTGTTTCATGGGACGGACGATGACATAGTCGGAATCTGGAAGTCTCACTACATATTGGATGAAATCATGCCCACCAACCCCAATATCCGATTTACTGCCTACGAAGGCATGGGCCACAATGTATGGGATACAACCTATCACAATCCCGAGGTCTGGGAATGGCTCTTGCAACAACATCGTTAA